Proteins encoded by one window of Sorex araneus isolate mSorAra2 chromosome 3, mSorAra2.pri, whole genome shotgun sequence:
- the MRPL52 gene encoding 39S ribosomal protein L52, mitochondrial isoform X2: MAALGTFLRSVRRLHCSAAARAGSKWRLQQGLAANPSGYGPLTEHPDWSYAETRRPAVTGNGCCSAGMAVQTAGDAAGRRKEAGKRPQTQRESTSEPPATPVKKQPLAFSATTFSRAAESPHCSLSVFRAEGLGYWEERTMRSLPVRAGSVPAPLLHSSLALRYCLPPSPAVGLAGL, from the exons ATGGCGGCGCTCGGGACCTTCCTCCGGA GTGTCCGGAGGCTGCATTGCAGCGCGGCCGCTCGGGCGGGCAGTAAGTGGCGACTCCA GCAGGGCCTGGCTGCCAACCCCTCCGGCTACGGACCCCTGACGGAGCACCCGGACTGGTCCTATGCAG AGACGCGTCGTCCTGCTGTCACAGGAAATGGATGCTGCAGTGCAGGCATGGCAGTGCAAACAGCAGGAGATGCtgcaggaagaagaaaggaagcgGGAAAACGCCCTCAAACCCAAAGGGAGTCTACTTCGGAGCCCCCTGCCACGCCCGTGAAAAAGCAGCCTCTGGCTTTCTCTGCTACCACCTTCTCTCGAGCAGCAGAGAGCCCTCATTGTTCCCTGTCTGTCTTCAGAGCAGAAGGACTCGGGTACTGGGAAGAACGGACAATGAGATCACTGCCTgtcagggctggctctgtgcctgCACCCCTGCTTCATTCCAGCCTTGCTCTGAGAtactgtctccctccctctccggcCGTAGGACTGGCCGGGCTATGA
- the MRPL52 gene encoding 39S ribosomal protein L52, mitochondrial isoform X1: MAALGTFLRTGVRRLHCSAAARAGSKWRLQQGLAANPSGYGPLTEHPDWSYAETRRPAVTGNGCCSAGMAVQTAGDAAGRRKEAGKRPQTQRESTSEPPATPVKKQPLAFSATTFSRAAESPHCSLSVFRAEGLGYWEERTMRSLPVRAGSVPAPLLHSSLALRYCLPPSPAVGLAGL, from the exons ATGGCGGCGCTCGGGACCTTCCTCCGGA CAGGTGTCCGGAGGCTGCATTGCAGCGCGGCCGCTCGGGCGGGCAGTAAGTGGCGACTCCA GCAGGGCCTGGCTGCCAACCCCTCCGGCTACGGACCCCTGACGGAGCACCCGGACTGGTCCTATGCAG AGACGCGTCGTCCTGCTGTCACAGGAAATGGATGCTGCAGTGCAGGCATGGCAGTGCAAACAGCAGGAGATGCtgcaggaagaagaaaggaagcgGGAAAACGCCCTCAAACCCAAAGGGAGTCTACTTCGGAGCCCCCTGCCACGCCCGTGAAAAAGCAGCCTCTGGCTTTCTCTGCTACCACCTTCTCTCGAGCAGCAGAGAGCCCTCATTGTTCCCTGTCTGTCTTCAGAGCAGAAGGACTCGGGTACTGGGAAGAACGGACAATGAGATCACTGCCTgtcagggctggctctgtgcctgCACCCCTGCTTCATTCCAGCCTTGCTCTGAGAtactgtctccctccctctccggcCGTAGGACTGGCCGGGCTATGA
- the MRPL52 gene encoding 39S ribosomal protein L52, mitochondrial isoform X4: MAALGTFLRSVRRLHCSAAARAGSKWRLQQGLAANPSGYGPLTEHPDWSYADGRPAPPMKGQLRRRAQREQFARRVVLLSQEMDAAVQAWQCKQQEMLQEEERKRENALKPKGSLLRSPLPRP, translated from the exons ATGGCGGCGCTCGGGACCTTCCTCCGGA GTGTCCGGAGGCTGCATTGCAGCGCGGCCGCTCGGGCGGGCAGTAAGTGGCGACTCCA GCAGGGCCTGGCTGCCAACCCCTCCGGCTACGGACCCCTGACGGAGCACCCGGACTGGTCCTATGCAG ATGGCCGCCCTGCTCCCCCAATGAAAGGCCAGCTCCGGAGAAGAGCGCAGCGGGAACAGTTTGCT AGACGCGTCGTCCTGCTGTCACAGGAAATGGATGCTGCAGTGCAGGCATGGCAGTGCAAACAGCAGGAGATGCtgcaggaagaagaaaggaagcgGGAAAACGCCCTCAAACCCAAAGGGAGTCTACTTCGGAGCCCCCTGCCACGCCCGTGA
- the MRPL52 gene encoding 39S ribosomal protein L52, mitochondrial isoform X5, protein MKGQLRRRAQREQFARRVVLLSQEMDAAVQAWQCKQQEMLQEEERKRENALKPKGSLLRSPLPRP, encoded by the exons ATGAAAGGCCAGCTCCGGAGAAGAGCGCAGCGGGAACAGTTTGCT AGACGCGTCGTCCTGCTGTCACAGGAAATGGATGCTGCAGTGCAGGCATGGCAGTGCAAACAGCAGGAGATGCtgcaggaagaagaaaggaagcgGGAAAACGCCCTCAAACCCAAAGGGAGTCTACTTCGGAGCCCCCTGCCACGCCCGTGA
- the MRPL52 gene encoding 39S ribosomal protein L52, mitochondrial isoform X3, whose amino-acid sequence MAALGTFLRTGVRRLHCSAAARAGSKWRLQQGLAANPSGYGPLTEHPDWSYADGRPAPPMKGQLRRRAQREQFARRVVLLSQEMDAAVQAWQCKQQEMLQEEERKRENALKPKGSLLRSPLPRP is encoded by the exons ATGGCGGCGCTCGGGACCTTCCTCCGGA CAGGTGTCCGGAGGCTGCATTGCAGCGCGGCCGCTCGGGCGGGCAGTAAGTGGCGACTCCA GCAGGGCCTGGCTGCCAACCCCTCCGGCTACGGACCCCTGACGGAGCACCCGGACTGGTCCTATGCAG ATGGCCGCCCTGCTCCCCCAATGAAAGGCCAGCTCCGGAGAAGAGCGCAGCGGGAACAGTTTGCT AGACGCGTCGTCCTGCTGTCACAGGAAATGGATGCTGCAGTGCAGGCATGGCAGTGCAAACAGCAGGAGATGCtgcaggaagaagaaaggaagcgGGAAAACGCCCTCAAACCCAAAGGGAGTCTACTTCGGAGCCCCCTGCCACGCCCGTGA